Below is a window of bacterium DNA.
GGGGCATAGGCGCCTGGGCTATTTTCGGAATCGCCCTTATCGGATACAACCTCATATTCTACTTCGCGTCCAAGAAGATAGCGCTTTTCGCAAACGGTGCCAGGCGGGCGGACCCGGAGCAGTACAAGAAGCTTTACAACGTCGTTGAGGAGATGTCCATTGCGTCCGGTCAGCCAATGCCCGAGGTCTACATCGTAGATGACCCCTCGCCCAACGCGTTCGCGACAGGCCGCAATCCGAAGAACGCGGCCGTAGCGGTCACTACCGGTCTCTACGAGATGCTCGACCGCGCCGAGCTTCAGGGCGTCATCGCGCACGAGATGAGCCACATAAAGAACTACGACATCCTTCTAATGACAGTGATAGCCATAATGGTCGGGTTCATCGTGCTTGCGCGCGACGTGTTCTGGCGCTGGGGTTTCGTGTTCGGCGGAAGGGGCCGGCGCTCGTCCGGCGGAAAGGGAGGAGGCTACGCAATGCTCATCCTCCTCGCGGTTGGAATCGTCCTCGCAATCGTCGCGCCGCTTCTGGTAGCCCTTATCCGTGCCGCCATATCCAGGCAGCGCGAATACCTTGCCGACGCATCAGGCGCCATGATGACGCGCAACCCCGAGGGGCTTGCAAGCGCACTCGAAAAGATAGGCGGCGTATACCAGAAGGTCCAGCGCTCGTCGAGCGCGACCGCGCACCTCTTCATCGCCTCGCCCGCGTGCAAGGACAGATTGAATCCCGCTAAGCCTCAACGCCAGATAAAAGCCGGCGCTTTCGATACCCACCCGCCCATCCCGCTGCGCGTCGAGCGTCTGCGCCAGCTTACACTCGACGGCGAGTACGCACAGCAGTTTGCATGGGCAGCAGCCCAGCCCCAAACGTCTGCTGCGCAGCCGTTTGGGGACTCCTCTCTTAACCTCAAAAACTCGCAGAGCGACTTTTCGGGGACCCCATCTTTGTCGTCAAGCGCCATTCAATCAACTGCTCCTGTCCCGGCCGCCCACCCGAGTCCAACCCCCTCCACCTCCGCCGGGATTTCTCCTTCAACTCCAGCCGAACCCGCTCAGCCACAATCCCCTAACCGCGGCTCTGAACCGCCGTCTGCGCCAGCATCCAACCAGCCGCCTACCGCTCCTTCACAAAACGAGCCGCCCTCGCCTCAACCCCAAACGAATACTTCGCATTCGTCCGCGGACCCCACTTCCTCGTCCTCCTCCTCCAAAAAAGAAGGCGACTGGCTGGACGACTATCTCAAGAAGACTTGAGCAACTCTGCCCAGTCGCGGCGATCTTTAATTGTTGAATGGGAATCTAGAACTTTTCCTACCTCCTCAAGGAATTCCCTCCGACCCTTTTCCCCGAAAAGAGTCAATAAAACCGGGGCAAATTCCGTTAAGCTGAAGATGTATATGTTTTGACCGCTTGCAAACTCCTTGTCGCGCAGGGATTCGATTTTTGAAATATCCTCACCTGCAATGCCCTTTTGAGCAATGAACAATAACTCCGAAACGCTATGAGACCGAACCTTGGGCATTTTTGCTTGTACCTGACTGATGGTCAATTGCTTATCCCGGACCTCGACCGCGAGAGCGATCTCGCCATTCTTGTCAAGACATTCGATATCCGCAACAAGACCGGAGCTTGCGTCTGAAGCGTTTATATTCAACCGTCGTACTTCAGCATAGAGACTGAAGAGCTTACCGGCAGTTCTTAAAAGAGCGGTCGTCAGGGACAGAACACGATCTCCGCCTGCTCCGTATCTAATGAAATTTTGGATTAAGTTATCAGCTTGAGCAAGACTTATTCGTTTGGGTACAGAATAGGTTACTTTGACCTGTGATAACCTCTGGTAAATTTCCGCAAGCACAGCCTGTAGCAATGCAAGAGTCAAAACCGGATCATTCTTGGATTCAACCTCTTGAAGTATAAAAGAAAGGTCATCCCATCCGGCCTTGTCTTTTTGTTGGTGGCGGTACTTGCTTGTTACTTCTGGTCTACGCAGAGGGTTATTAACATAAGGTTCTGGGGATCCACCCAAAACGCATTCGTTTGCCTGATCGAATGGAACAACTACATCGTGGCATACAGAGCGTGCGTCAAAGGCACCTTTACCTCCCCGGCTTGCTTGCAAGCATTTACTGTCGAGGGATGAATCGGCTAATTTGGCTAAAAGTTGAGTAGGAAGGACATAGCGGTAACTCTTGGTGTCACTGTTTATTGCCCTTTTCACTGCTTCCTTAATTTTTTCGGGAAGGGTTATCTTTAAATGTCCCTCTGCCTTAACTACATGGTTCCACTCTTTATCCAGTATGGAACGACATTTTTCTTCGAATTCACTTAGAGTCGGGTTCATAGTTTGTCCAGAGGGCTTCCTGTCGGGGTTTCTTTATGGAGTGGCACATTTTTTCCGGCGCATCCAAACGCCGCCACTCGACGTATAAATCATCCATAATCTCGCAGCGGTAGCCTGAGATGGCAACTTTTCCCTTGCACTTTTTGAGAACCTTCGCCAATGCAATATGGTCGGCGGTAGTCATCTCGAAACCATAGGCGTTAATATCGCCTCGGCTTTCGTGCGGATAAGGAGGGTCGCAGTAGAAAAGCGTATCTTTGCTATCGTAAAGCTGGATAACTTCTATCGCCGGTCGGTTTTCAATCTGTACTCTTAAAAGCCTTTCGGCAATATTCGGAAGGGCTTCAACGCTTCCAAGCCACCGTGAAACAACACCTGACATCCCGGCACGACTTGTATTCTTGCAGTTTGCCCACCTGCCTATAGAAGCCTTCTGTGCAAGACCGGTTCTTACTTGCCGCGCACGGACGAAGAAGCGTCTTGCTCTTTCGAGGTCAGATAAGCCCTCTCTGGATTCGGATATAGCAAGAGCAAACTCCTCTCTTGAGAATGGTGTAAGGCCTATGGCTTCAATAAGGACGTCTTTCTGGTTGCGAAGAACGCGGAAAAAATTGACTACTTCGCCATCTATGTCGTTATACGTTTCAACAGGGGATGGGGGGCGATTCAAGAGCACCGCCGCTGACCCGCCGAAAGGTTCGCAGTAGTGATGAACTTCCGGCAGGTGCGGGAGAAGCCAGTTAAGGTGGTTGAATTTACCGCCGTACCATCCGAACGCAATCATTTTTTTACCGTTGCGGCGAGTGGTTTGAGGTATAAGGATCCCTTTCGATATGGAAGTCTGACCCATCATCTAATAATAAGTGTTTACAATCTTAAGTCAAGCGTTTACCTGACCTCATCGCTTCCCAGGTGGCAGGGCAATTATCCCTGCGACTTAATCTTTTACTTTAAGGGACCAGACCTTTTCAGGGTTGATGAGTGGGAGGACGCCTACTCGCCCTTGCCGGGGTAGCGAATAGAGTCGGGATTAATAGGGTATCGCGACCAGTCGGGATGGGGTTCGTCCATCCACACCCAGTGAGCCTCGAGCCAGCGCCACCAGTCAGACGAGGGTCCCAAAAACTGGGGGCTGGTTCGGCATTTTGCCTTTATACGGTAGATAATGCCTTTGCGCTCGAAAAAGACTTCTGTCGCGTATTCCATCCACTGATTTGTTTCCTGGTATACGAGCATTGCGTACTGACAGAAGACCTTTGCAGGCAGTTCCCTGAAGGTCGCATCGAATGAAGTGTCCCACTGGGCTTCGCGAGAGAATCTGAACCACTCGCCTGCCGTATGCTGCACGGGTTTCCCAAGAGTATCCAGAGGAAGATGATACCAGAAGATGCTGATTGAACCATCGGGCATGAATTCGCCGGAAGGTACGTAATTAACCTCGTAGGTGATTTCGCCTCTCGTAGAATCTCCTGCAATATCGGATGGTACAATAAAGGTGGTGGCCTTGAAATAGTCGTGGATTTCCATGTCTACGGGGTGAAGAATACCCAGGGTATCTGAATCCCTAATCCAGAATGGGCGCGAGTGCATGAAGTCATAGTTTTCTTTGTCGCCGGGGCATGGGTCGAACTCCTCGTAGAGAAATGTGGGATAAAATCTGCATCCCTCGTGAAACCCCTTCGTTAAAGCCTTTTGCGGCGGTTTGCAGCTAGCGGCGAGTAAAAGCATGAACACAACAAAGTAACCGCATGTTTTCTTCATGCGTAATGATAGCAGAAACGTTCAGCTTGTCAAGTCGCTTTTGCCCATTTCTTATATAAATCGGGACAAAAAAACCTTATCGCTTCCCAGGTGGCAGGACCGCAGATGGCCTCGTGCTTTTCTTCCTTCATCTCAGCAAGGAGCGCTTTCTCTTTTTGCGCCCAGAGTTCGTCGTTCGTCCAGTCGTTCGGATTGGTTGTATAAAGTCTTCGGTAGTAATGCTTTGCATTGTCCTTATCATTCAGGTTTTTGATTGCATAGTCCTGAAAGTATCGCAGGAGACGGTGAACGGTGTCGTAGTCGAACACTCCCCACTGCGGTTCGGGTTCGGGACTTCCGCGCCATTCCCATAAAATACGCTGCATCTTCTCGACCCAGCCTGGCGTGTTGCGCCAGAGTGAGTGAACAACTTTTGTGTCGCGTGACGCAAAGTGAAGCTCGGGCGTTTCAAGCCTTGCCTCGCGCACTCTCGTCACCCTGCTGCGCTTGTATTTAATGTAGTCTACGCCCGGCCAGATGGTCACTGGAATCTCGGTTTTTGCCCCTGATGGTCCGCCGTGCATGTATGCCGTGAGCATGAAGAGCCTGTAGCGGTCGCAGGAACCTCCCTGGATGTTTATGCATCCTGTTGAGCCTCCGCCGACTATGGATGCGTTGCCCTTGTGGATGTTCGTGTATTTAAGGTTCTCCTTGACTTCGTTCTCATTGTATTCGCGCTGCGCTGCGGGCTTCCTCCATCCGTACGTTTGGTTTCCTTCTCTGGTTGTTGGCAGAAGAGCCGAGTATCTGGACGAGGTGCCGACATGTACGCCTCTCCTGTAGGCGTGCTGGCCGAAGCCAAGCTGAGCGGTGCCTTCCTTGTTATCGGAGTTCGAGCCGGGGTTGACGGTTGCAGGAAAGACGTGCACGTGGTCGCCGGGCGTAAGAAAGTGGTTCTCCCATTTTTTTAAAACATCATCCGTGACGCCAAGGTTGGGATCAGATGTAACCGGTTGAACGAGCGTGGGAACTAAAAGCCCAAGACGCTCTGCGCGGCTTTGCGATGCGTTGGCATCATATACGCTTACAGTATCTTGGGGTACTCTGTATCGCAGTATCACCGAGTCGTCGAACTGACCGAACCTGTTCTCAACGAGCTTTATTTCTGCGCCCGCGCCCGAAAGATAGGCTTCCTTGTCCGCAACTTTTACCCCTTGCAGCGCCAGGATGTTTATGAAGTAGTCGTCGGTCGGATGGTAGGCTCCAATATAATCCATGAAGCCGTCAAAATACTCCGCGGTTATTGTGGATTCGTAGCCGAACCACAAGCCGTATACTCCGGGATCGAGCTGATTGTCTCCCAGGATGTTTTTGTCATTGTTTTCTGCCATGCTGAGATTATCCGCAAAACCCTGACGCGAGCCATTGAAGACTGACTGATTAATTTTAACGGAATCCGGTTTGCACTACCCGTTGACTTGACATCCAAGGACGTTATACTCCACGAATATTTTTTATAAATGCCAATCCTCTTTGAAAGGAGGCAGTAATTGGAGAAGATACTCCTTACTTCTGAGTCGGTGACCGAAGGACATCCGGATAAGGTCTGCGATCAGATTTCCGACTCGGTGCTTGATGCGGTTCTTACAGAGGATATAAAGGGTCGTGTTGCGTGCGAGACTTTCATCACGGTAGGGCTGGTCATTGTCGGCGGAGAGATTACAACATCCTGCTACGTCGATTTGCAGCCAATGGTTCGCGACCTTCTTGCGGATATAGGCTACACTAATCACAAGTACGGCTTCGACAGCGCCACCTGCGCTATTCTCAACGCCATAGGCCGTCAGTCGCCCGATATCGCACAGGGCGTAGACGTTGGCGGCGCCGGCGACCAGGGCCTAATGATAGGCTACGCCTGCTCTGAGACCCCGGAACTTATGCCTCTTCCCATAATGCTTGCGCACAAGCTCACGCGCCGGCTTGCCGAGGTTCGCAAGCAGGGCATACTTGCATATCTCGGCCCTGACGGCAAGTCGCAGGTCACTGTGGAATACGTCTCGGGAAAGCCGAGCCGCATCGTGAACGTGGTACTGAGCTCCCAGCACACGGAGGAGATTCTCGATTCGTCCGGCCATCACATCACTCAGGAGGCGCGGCACGAGATCATAGAAAACGTCGCCAAGGTCGTCCTCCCTGTGGAGATGATAGACGAGAAGACCCGCTACTACGTGAATCCAACGGGCAAGTTCGTGATAGGCGGACCCCAGTCGGATACAGGCATGACAGGACGCAAGATAATAGTCGACACCTACGGCGGACTTGCCGCACACGGCGGCGGTGCGTTTTCGGGCAAAGACCCCACGAAGGTGGACCGCTCGGCCACATACTTCGCGCGCTACATCGCCAAGAACGTAGTCGGGGCAGGTCTTGCCGAGCGCATACAGGTAAACCTCGCGTACGTGATAGGCGAGCCCGATCCGGCGGCGGTATCAATCGAGACGCACGGCACAGCAAAGCTCGACGAAGCAAAGCTCCTTGAAGTTATCAAGGCCGAGTTCGACTTCCGTCCCCGCGCGATAATCGAGAGGCTTAATCTTCTCAGACCCATTTATCGAAAAACCGCCGCCTACGGACACTTCGGCCGTACCGAAGAAGAGTTCACCTGGGAGCGCCTTGACGCAGTCGACTCTCTCCGCAAGCGCGCCGGGGTCTGATAAAAGACTCAAAAGAAGGAATAATGGCTGCTAAAAAGGGAATAAAGGCTGAAAAGCCTGCGCTGACTCTTGATTTCGACAAGGAAGCGGCCGAAGACCTGGAATACATCGCAAGGCTTACTGGCCAGGATCCGGCTGATACCGTCAGCTTTGCTCTGGGTCTTTTAAAAAAAATCGCCGAGGAGAAACAAAGAGGACACAAAACCTATATTGAACTCGGCACAGGTCGAAGAGAAGAGATAATTTTAGAACTGCCTCAAATCCGTCAGGACTTGATGGACACTGTCAGGGATATCGCCGCCAAAACCGGACGATCTGAATCGGATATAATAAAAGAATTAGCCGAAAAATTGTCGAGAGGTGAGCGATAATGGCGGACGAAAACAAAGTAGAAGTAGGTAAAATCACCGGCAAAAGCGTTGTTCCTTCCACCAAACCTATCGAGGTAAAGCGCGAGAACACCGCCATGTGGCTATCCATTGCGACCGTGACGGTGTTCTGCCTCACTATCCTCGGTACGCTTGCCGCACTGCTCTGGGTTCATCCCTCAAGACTGCCGGGTCTTTTAGAATTCGTCAAGGTTCTTCTTCCCGCAGAGACCGCGCTTCTGGGAACCTGCTTCGGCTTCTACTTCTCTCAGTCGAGACTGAAGGGAAAAGATTGAAAAACAATTTAAAGGAGATTCATGCAATACGACGTTAAAGACTTAAAGCTTGCCGCTCAGGGCAAGCTCAAGATTGAATGGGCCGGACGATTCATGCCCGTGCTCAAACTCATACGCGAGCGCTTCGAGAAGGAAAAACCGCTCAAGGGCAAGCGGCTTGCCGCGTGCCTGCACGTAACCACCGAGACCGCCAACCTCATGCTCGTCCTTAAAGCGGGCGGCGCCCAGATACGCC
It encodes the following:
- a CDS encoding methionine adenosyltransferase, with amino-acid sequence MEKILLTSESVTEGHPDKVCDQISDSVLDAVLTEDIKGRVACETFITVGLVIVGGEITTSCYVDLQPMVRDLLADIGYTNHKYGFDSATCAILNAIGRQSPDIAQGVDVGGAGDQGLMIGYACSETPELMPLPIMLAHKLTRRLAEVRKQGILAYLGPDGKSQVTVEYVSGKPSRIVNVVLSSQHTEEILDSSGHHITQEARHEIIENVAKVVLPVEMIDEKTRYYVNPTGKFVIGGPQSDTGMTGRKIIVDTYGGLAAHGGGAFSGKDPTKVDRSATYFARYIAKNVVGAGLAERIQVNLAYVIGEPDPAAVSIETHGTAKLDEAKLLEVIKAEFDFRPRAIIERLNLLRPIYRKTAAYGHFGRTEEEFTWERLDAVDSLRKRAGV
- a CDS encoding M48 family metalloprotease; the encoded protein is MARSSLYSLIAGNKWKTFGFVFLFSIIVILIGLAIGWWFEWGIGAWAIFGIALIGYNLIFYFASKKIALFANGARRADPEQYKKLYNVVEEMSIASGQPMPEVYIVDDPSPNAFATGRNPKNAAVAVTTGLYEMLDRAELQGVIAHEMSHIKNYDILLMTVIAIMVGFIVLARDVFWRWGFVFGGRGRRSSGGKGGGYAMLILLAVGIVLAIVAPLLVALIRAAISRQREYLADASGAMMTRNPEGLASALEKIGGVYQKVQRSSSATAHLFIASPACKDRLNPAKPQRQIKAGAFDTHPPIPLRVERLRQLTLDGEYAQQFAWAAAQPQTSAAQPFGDSSLNLKNSQSDFSGTPSLSSSAIQSTAPVPAAHPSPTPSTSAGISPSTPAEPAQPQSPNRGSEPPSAPASNQPPTAPSQNEPPSPQPQTNTSHSSADPTSSSSSSKKEGDWLDDYLKKT
- a CDS encoding DNA adenine methylase — its product is MGQTSISKGILIPQTTRRNGKKMIAFGWYGGKFNHLNWLLPHLPEVHHYCEPFGGSAAVLLNRPPSPVETYNDIDGEVVNFFRVLRNQKDVLIEAIGLTPFSREEFALAISESREGLSDLERARRFFVRARQVRTGLAQKASIGRWANCKNTSRAGMSGVVSRWLGSVEALPNIAERLLRVQIENRPAIEVIQLYDSKDTLFYCDPPYPHESRGDINAYGFEMTTADHIALAKVLKKCKGKVAISGYRCEIMDDLYVEWRRLDAPEKMCHSIKKPRQEALWTNYEPDSK
- a CDS encoding restriction endonuclease, SacI family, with amino-acid sequence MNPTLSEFEEKCRSILDKEWNHVVKAEGHLKITLPEKIKEAVKRAINSDTKSYRYVLPTQLLAKLADSSLDSKCLQASRGGKGAFDARSVCHDVVVPFDQANECVLGGSPEPYVNNPLRRPEVTSKYRHQQKDKAGWDDLSFILQEVESKNDPVLTLALLQAVLAEIYQRLSQVKVTYSVPKRISLAQADNLIQNFIRYGAGGDRVLSLTTALLRTAGKLFSLYAEVRRLNINASDASSGLVADIECLDKNGEIALAVEVRDKQLTISQVQAKMPKVRSHSVSELLFIAQKGIAGEDISKIESLRDKEFASGQNIYIFSLTEFAPVLLTLFGEKGRREFLEEVGKVLDSHSTIKDRRDWAELLKSS